A single uncultured Acetobacterium sp. DNA region contains:
- a CDS encoding TetR/AcrR family transcriptional regulator C-terminal domain-containing protein, with product MAIDIHNLLAEALLELCEAKPLNTITIKDLLKKTGISRQTFYNRFRDKNDLIQWTYEHKVLNIFLSNDPESTYYKNTLSYYKNIEAHRNFLKQACAIRDQNCLIDFIVQFAIDYDLKWHQLHYGEKPLSPEFVFASRYHSVASINAAIEWISSDNPEPAEVMASRITNLRKISLSNTLFGVNNEIYSCN from the coding sequence ATGGCAATTGATATCCATAATCTACTGGCTGAAGCACTTTTAGAGCTGTGTGAGGCAAAACCACTTAATACAATTACGATCAAAGATTTACTTAAAAAGACAGGAATCAGCCGACAGACTTTCTATAATCGTTTTCGAGATAAAAACGATTTAATCCAATGGACCTATGAGCATAAAGTTTTAAACATTTTTTTAAGTAATGATCCGGAAAGTACCTACTATAAAAATACGCTGAGCTATTATAAAAACATTGAAGCGCATCGTAATTTTTTGAAACAGGCCTGTGCAATCCGAGACCAAAACTGCCTGATCGATTTTATTGTCCAGTTTGCCATTGATTATGATTTAAAATGGCATCAACTCCACTATGGCGAAAAACCGCTTTCACCAGAGTTTGTTTTTGCATCAAGATATCATTCGGTTGCTTCGATCAATGCGGCAATCGAATGGATTTCCAGTGATAACCCGGAACCGGCCGAAGTAATGGCCAGCCGTATTACTAATTTAAGAAAAATTAGTTTGAGTAATACCTTGTTTGGAGTCAATAACGAAATCTATAGTTGTAATTAA
- a CDS encoding uroporphyrinogen decarboxylase family protein: MLTIKQNLQEVLKGGKPDRFVNQFEFLEFILDAPMDLPLAPGPGTQFKNKWGITFEWPEGQIGSFPLHDDEHKVLKDITKWKEVIKAPSVFYSDEEWAPAIAHANAVDRNEKYVTAFIFPGIFEMTHHLMSMQDSLMALYEEPEAMKELLDYIVEYELAYAKEFIDRIHPDALYHHDDWGSQISSFISPEMFDEFFLPAYKKVYGYWKANGVELIVHHSDSYGANLVPEMIEMGMDIWQGVMTTNDIPKLIKEYGGKLTFMGAIDSGLVDTPDWSREKIQAVVKKSCDECGKLYFIPNLSQGTNASSFPGVYEATNEVIDQLSKEMF, encoded by the coding sequence ATGTTAACTATTAAACAGAATTTACAAGAAGTTTTAAAAGGCGGCAAACCGGATCGTTTTGTGAACCAGTTTGAATTTCTCGAATTTATTCTCGATGCCCCAATGGATTTACCGCTTGCCCCTGGTCCGGGAACTCAGTTTAAAAATAAATGGGGAATTACCTTTGAGTGGCCTGAAGGTCAAATTGGCTCTTTCCCATTACATGATGATGAACACAAGGTTTTAAAAGACATTACCAAGTGGAAAGAAGTGATCAAGGCTCCCTCAGTGTTCTATTCCGATGAAGAATGGGCTCCTGCCATTGCTCATGCCAATGCTGTGGATCGCAATGAAAAATATGTAACCGCTTTTATTTTCCCGGGCATTTTTGAGATGACCCATCATCTGATGAGTATGCAAGATTCTCTAATGGCTTTGTATGAGGAACCAGAAGCCATGAAAGAACTGCTTGACTATATCGTTGAGTATGAATTGGCTTATGCCAAAGAATTCATTGATCGCATCCATCCTGATGCTTTGTATCATCATGATGATTGGGGCAGTCAGATCTCTTCGTTTATTTCTCCGGAGATGTTCGATGAATTTTTTCTTCCTGCCTACAAAAAAGTCTATGGCTACTGGAAGGCTAATGGAGTTGAACTGATTGTTCATCACAGTGACAGCTATGGCGCCAATCTTGTGCCAGAAATGATTGAAATGGGAATGGATATCTGGCAGGGGGTTATGACAACTAATGATATCCCCAAACTGATTAAAGAATATGGTGGAAAACTCACTTTTATGGGTGCTATTGATAGTGGGCTTGTGGACACACCTGATTGGAGCCGAGAAAAAATCCAAGCCGTTGTGAAAAAGTCATGTGATGAATGTGGCAAGCTCTATTTTATTCCAAATCTTAGTCAAGGAACCAACGCCAGCTCATTTCCTGGGGTTTATGAAGCTACCAACGAAGTTATTGACCAATTGAGCAAAGAAATGTTCTAA
- a CDS encoding corrinoid protein, translating to MSKIEEVKVKVEAGKSKLVPGLVQEALDAGDQPANILQAMVDSMSVVGDKFSAGEIFVPEMLIAAKAMAKGVEVLKPLMAGDGSTSLGTCIIGTVAGDLHDIGKNLVSMMIESAGFDMVDLGVDVPADHFVNAVENNKNVVLVACSGLLTTTMPALKEAVQTIKGAYPDLKVIVGGAPVTPEYAEEVGADGYAPDAGSATVKAKELVTA from the coding sequence ATGTCAAAAATTGAAGAAGTAAAAGTAAAAGTGGAAGCTGGGAAATCAAAGCTGGTACCCGGACTGGTTCAGGAAGCATTGGATGCTGGTGATCAACCCGCCAATATCCTTCAGGCCATGGTTGATTCCATGAGTGTTGTTGGCGATAAGTTTTCAGCTGGCGAAATTTTTGTGCCGGAAATGCTAATCGCCGCCAAGGCCATGGCAAAAGGGGTAGAAGTACTAAAACCATTGATGGCAGGAGACGGTTCCACCTCATTGGGTACTTGTATTATCGGAACTGTTGCTGGAGATTTACACGATATTGGAAAAAACCTGGTTTCTATGATGATCGAAAGTGCCGGATTTGACATGGTTGACCTTGGGGTTGACGTTCCCGCTGATCACTTTGTCAATGCGGTTGAAAACAATAAGAATGTGGTTCTGGTTGCCTGTTCCGGACTATTAACTACCACCATGCCAGCTTTAAAAGAAGCCGTACAAACCATTAAAGGTGCTTACCCGGATCTGAAAGTCATCGTTGGTGGCGCTCCTGTAACACCAGAATATGCTGAAGAAGTTGGTGCCGACGGCTATGCGCCAGATGCTGGCAGTGCTACTGTCAAAGCTAAGGAATTAGTCACTGCTTAA